The Dermacentor silvarum isolate Dsil-2018 chromosome 7, BIME_Dsil_1.4, whole genome shotgun sequence genomic sequence CAAGGAGCGCAAGCGAGAGCGACTTGAGGAGCAAATGAAGAAGATCGAAGCCGCGAAGATAGAACGACTATTGAAGGCGTTTATGGAACATTACAACGATGAAAGGGATGACGTCAAATATTATTCGGGTACTGCCCTATGGATTCGAAGGCGGTTCCGCGAGAAGGAGATCTTATCGGACATGCGAGACCGTGTGCGAGAACGCCGAGAGCTCGAAGAATTGCGTCTAAAGGAGACGGTGAAGGATCCCTTATGTAGCAACGCTGAAGAGAAACGCGCGGACGTAAAAAAGCCACCAGACGAGCTAGAAACTCAAGTTCCTCCTAGCGTGTCGAGTCATGCGGGCGAGGATGCTGCGCCAGAAATGGAGGCATCTGACTACGTAGAGAAGCCGCCGACTCCAGTGATTTCGCCATCAGGTCGAGATGGGTATGACAACGAGGTAACCGTGAATATAGCGCCCTCGTACGCTTCATACCCGTCAGTGTCGACTGACAACTTCGTACAGACAGTGTGCCCGCAAGTACCTGCAAACGAGAATAACGCCGCAGGATGGTGGGACACTGACAGCCTTGTTCTACAAACGGGCACGGAGTACGCTCCGATGGCAGGAGTGTCGTCCGACGTGCATTACGCGGATTGCTTGATCAGCAGTTCCTGCTTTGGGTACCAAGGTGTGCTGCCACTGTGAGGTTGATTTACACGGCCGCCTACACTTCCGCAACCTTACCGTAAAGGGTCCCTAAACGACCTCTGACATTTGGACGCGTCTTAAATAAATGCGCGCGTCGCGTGCAATATGCCGTGACGATCATCTTTTACGAACATGGCAGGGCTACGCACCGCGGGGAAGCCACAAATTAAAGGAAAAAGCTAGGCCAGAACTTAGCGCCGGTAATCCCCAAGTATGCGATAGCATACTTATATATTGTGATGATTGTGACGTCTCCACAGATACAGTGCTCACAAGGAGCCGCGAGGAGATCAAAG encodes the following:
- the LOC119459010 gene encoding RNA-binding protein 25-like, encoding MGRENGHDSERERFRYPEARRGRARSPRPSRGRGRDHVPCPSKRETSSVESDRGRDPTGRKRRDRDSSPKTSSESPAPVRSRHREEAPAEKEARSETRSDSSEMVRISDGEQPKCRQFSGEKEPETEEETEQYGRKVREWRMREKMTAYEERLQGWMRRERFVAKERKRERLEEQMKKIEAAKIERLLKAFMEHYNDERDDVKYYSGTALWIRRRFREKEILSDMRDRVRERRELEELRLKETVKDPLCSNAEEKRADVKKPPDELETQVPPSVSSHAGEDAAPEMEASDYVEKPPTPVISPSGRDGYDNEVTVNIAPSYASYPSVSTDNFVQTVCPQVPANENNAAGWWDTDSLVLQTGTEYAPMAGVSSDVHYADCLISSSCFGYQGVLPL